One genomic region from Bacillus sp. SLBN-46 encodes:
- a CDS encoding ZIP family metal transporter — translation MNEVIFGSVLSALSTGVGALLILFIHHSITHRWKDVLLAFSAGIMMAASTIGLIPEALKYGGYISLFVGVWLGVGVLTLLEKNIPHIDLQHSKKGIHFDEKALLIIAAITLHNIPEGLSVGVSYASAEGDTGNLIALAIGFQNAPEGLLVALFLINQQISKWKAFFIATLTGAIEIVTSLLGYFLTSFVQGLVPYGLSFAAGAMLYIIYKELIPESHGDGNERVSTYAFIMGLLIMVLIINIF, via the coding sequence ATGAATGAGGTAATCTTCGGGAGTGTACTCTCTGCTTTATCAACAGGAGTTGGAGCGTTACTGATCTTATTTATTCATCATTCTATTACACATCGATGGAAGGACGTATTGTTAGCCTTTAGTGCAGGCATTATGATGGCAGCGTCTACTATTGGTTTGATTCCGGAGGCCCTCAAATACGGAGGATATATATCACTTTTTGTCGGTGTTTGGTTAGGGGTAGGTGTACTAACTCTCTTGGAAAAAAATATTCCCCATATTGACTTACAACATAGTAAAAAGGGAATTCATTTCGATGAAAAAGCTTTGTTAATTATCGCTGCCATTACTTTACATAATATCCCTGAGGGTCTATCTGTTGGTGTTAGCTATGCATCTGCAGAAGGAGATACTGGAAATTTAATCGCATTAGCAATTGGTTTCCAAAATGCTCCAGAAGGCCTTCTTGTCGCTCTCTTTTTAATTAACCAGCAAATTAGTAAATGGAAGGCCTTCTTCATAGCGACCTTAACAGGTGCTATTGAAATTGTAACTTCATTATTAGGGTATTTTTTAACTTCATTTGTTCAAGGCCTTGTTCCATACGGCCTATCTTTTGCGGCAGGTGCGATGTTATATATCATTTATAAAGAATTAATTCCCGAAAGTCACGGAGACGGAAATGAGCGGGTATCAACCTATGCGTTTATCATGGGGCTGTTAATTATGGTGTTAATTATTAATATTTTTTAA
- a CDS encoding aspartyl-phosphate phosphatase Spo0E family protein, protein MYKDSNNQNDMIEQIRAKRELMINCANTLGYTSEETIKYSQELDELINDYHRVMGQASRPNEEVKIAFKQMIMIWPKVLV, encoded by the coding sequence TTGTACAAGGATAGTAATAATCAAAATGATATGATTGAACAGATAAGGGCCAAAAGGGAATTAATGATAAATTGCGCAAACACGTTGGGCTATACAAGTGAGGAAACAATTAAATACAGCCAGGAGCTAGATGAATTAATTAATGATTACCATAGGGTAATGGGACAAGCATCCAGGCCAAATGAAGAAGTTAAAATTGCTTTTAAACAAATGATTATGATTTGGCCTAAAGTATTAGTCTAA
- a CDS encoding cupin domain-containing protein, with protein sequence MAYITFQKKEDQIHEQEAVASFLESQEVIYENWDISKLPATLVEKYLLSDEEKEEILNTFAAEIEDISERRGYKAQDVISLSENTPNLDVLLTNFKNEHHHTDDEVRFIVSGHGVFVIQGKDGEFFEVHLNPGDLISVPENTRHYFTLEEDRKVVAVRIFVTTEGWVPIYEKEEVNQ encoded by the coding sequence ATGGCATATATTACATTTCAAAAGAAAGAAGATCAAATTCACGAGCAGGAGGCAGTTGCAAGCTTCCTAGAAAGTCAGGAAGTTATTTATGAAAACTGGGATATTAGCAAACTCCCAGCAACGTTAGTAGAAAAATACCTTTTAAGCGATGAAGAAAAAGAAGAAATATTAAATACATTCGCAGCTGAGATTGAAGATATTTCTGAGAGACGTGGGTATAAAGCACAAGATGTGATCTCATTATCCGAAAACACACCGAATCTTGACGTATTACTTACTAATTTTAAAAACGAGCACCATCATACAGATGATGAAGTTCGTTTTATTGTAAGTGGTCACGGGGTATTTGTTATTCAAGGTAAAGATGGAGAGTTTTTTGAAGTTCATTTAAATCCTGGTGATTTGATCTCTGTACCAGAAAATACAAGACATTATTTTACCCTTGAAGAAGACAGAAAGGTTGTTGCAGTAAGAATTTTTGTTACAACCGAAGGCTGGGTTCCTATTTACGAAAAAGAAGAAGTAAACCAATAA
- a CDS encoding methylthioribulose 1-phosphate dehydratase, giving the protein MLKERWAELADIKDELAERDWFMGTSGNLAIKVSDHPLQFLVTASGKDKRKRTSEDFLLVDEFGRPVKETHLKPSAETLLHVEIYRKTNAGCSLHVHTIDNNVISEVYGDHGEVTFKGQELIKAFDKWEEDAVLKVPIIRNYAHIPTLANKFSEHVSEDSGAVLIRNHGITVWGRNAFEAKKILEASEFLFRYQLRLLEHKPYQLFKVV; this is encoded by the coding sequence ATGTTAAAGGAAAGATGGGCAGAATTAGCCGATATTAAGGATGAATTGGCAGAGAGAGATTGGTTTATGGGGACAAGTGGAAATCTTGCCATTAAAGTGAGTGATCATCCGCTTCAATTTTTGGTGACAGCAAGCGGAAAAGATAAACGTAAGCGGACTTCAGAAGATTTTTTATTAGTGGATGAATTTGGCCGTCCGGTAAAAGAGACTCATTTAAAACCGTCAGCAGAGACACTACTTCATGTGGAGATTTATCGCAAGACAAATGCTGGTTGTAGTCTTCATGTTCATACCATTGATAATAATGTGATTTCAGAGGTCTATGGTGATCATGGAGAGGTTACCTTTAAGGGTCAAGAGTTAATAAAGGCTTTTGATAAATGGGAAGAGGATGCTGTTTTAAAGGTACCTATTATAAGAAATTATGCACACATTCCTACACTTGCAAATAAATTTTCAGAACATGTTTCCGAAGACAGTGGTGCTGTACTAATTCGAAACCATGGAATCACAGTGTGGGGACGAAATGCATTTGAGGCAAAAAAAATCCTAGAAGCATCAGAATTTCTATTCCGCTACCAACTGCGGTTACTAGAACATAAACCATACCAATTATTTAAAGTAGTTTAA
- a CDS encoding 2-hydroxy-3-keto-5-methylthiopentenyl-1-phosphate phosphatase: MTKPVIYCDFDGTITESDNIIAIMKQFAPPEWVGIKDLILSRQISVSEGVGKLFSLLPSSKKKEITEFAIENAKIRPGFKEFVGYAREKGIPLYIVSGGIDFFVLPILAEYAPFDGVYCNHSDFSGETINILWPHECDSSCNNDCGCCKPSIMRKLNNPKESFKIVIGDSVTDLEAAKHADFVLARDLLQEKCVEWGINHQGFQTFFDCIEEINKRIEVGELTC; encoded by the coding sequence ATGACAAAGCCGGTTATTTATTGTGATTTTGATGGAACGATTACAGAAAGTGATAACATCATTGCTATTATGAAACAATTTGCTCCTCCTGAATGGGTGGGAATTAAGGATTTAATTCTTTCTCGTCAGATTTCAGTGAGTGAGGGTGTGGGGAAATTATTTTCCTTATTGCCTAGTAGTAAGAAGAAAGAAATAACTGAATTTGCAATTGAAAATGCAAAAATTCGACCAGGCTTTAAAGAGTTTGTAGGGTATGCTCGTGAAAAGGGAATACCCCTCTATATTGTTAGTGGCGGTATAGATTTTTTTGTCCTTCCGATCCTAGCAGAATACGCTCCATTTGATGGAGTCTATTGTAATCATTCTGATTTTTCTGGAGAAACAATTAATATTCTTTGGCCACATGAATGTGATTCCTCTTGTAACAATGATTGTGGTTGCTGCAAGCCTAGTATTATGCGTAAACTGAACAATCCAAAGGAGAGTTTTAAAATCGTAATAGGCGACTCTGTAACCGACCTAGAGGCTGCTAAACATGCTGACTTTGTGTTAGCGAGGGATTTACTTCAGGAAAAATGTGTGGAATGGGGTATTAACCATCAAGGGTTTCAAACTTTCTTCGATTGTATCGAGGAAATAAATAAAAGAATTGAGGTGGGTGAGCTAACATGTTAA
- the mtnW gene encoding 2,3-diketo-5-methylthiopentyl-1-phosphate enolase, with translation MSEIIATYLVHDEKNPEKKAEEIALGLTVGSWTNLPELEQNQLRKHKGRVVSVEGKDSEKEGLAIIRIAYPTINFSTDLPAILTTVFGKLSLDGKIKLLDLQFDDCLKSHFPGPRFGIDGIREKINVHDRPLVMSIFKGVLGKDIHFLVEQLKQQALGGVDLVKDDEILFENELTPFEKRITAGKQVLNEVLEETGHRTLYAVNLTGRTSQLKEKAKKAAELGADLLLFNVFSYGLDVLQELREDNEIGLPLMAHPAVSGALTSSSQYGFSHSLLLGKLLRYAGADLSLFPSPYGTVALEKTSALSIAAELTKEDVYKKAFPVPSAGIHPGLVSLLIRDFGIDSVINAGGGVHGHPNGARGGGLAFRQAVDSILQGNTLSVGAEQYPELKKALQLWGNAEVTV, from the coding sequence ATGTCTGAAATAATTGCTACATATCTTGTACATGATGAAAAAAATCCGGAGAAAAAAGCAGAGGAAATTGCTCTTGGCTTAACTGTAGGTTCTTGGACGAATCTTCCTGAGCTCGAGCAGAACCAACTGCGCAAGCATAAGGGCCGAGTCGTTTCAGTTGAAGGGAAAGACTCTGAAAAAGAAGGTCTAGCAATCATTCGAATTGCTTATCCAACCATTAATTTCTCTACTGACTTGCCAGCGATCTTAACCACTGTTTTCGGAAAACTGTCCTTGGATGGAAAAATAAAATTACTAGATTTGCAGTTTGATGATTGTTTAAAGAGTCATTTTCCTGGACCTAGATTCGGTATCGATGGAATTCGAGAGAAAATAAACGTACATGATAGACCATTAGTGATGAGTATCTTTAAAGGCGTACTTGGTAAGGACATACACTTTTTGGTAGAGCAGTTAAAGCAGCAAGCTCTTGGTGGTGTTGATTTAGTCAAGGATGATGAGATTCTTTTTGAAAATGAATTAACACCTTTTGAAAAAAGAATTACCGCGGGAAAACAAGTGTTAAATGAAGTTTTAGAAGAGACTGGTCATAGAACGCTGTACGCAGTAAACCTGACTGGGAGAACCTCACAACTTAAGGAGAAAGCAAAAAAAGCAGCTGAGCTGGGAGCAGATTTACTATTATTTAATGTCTTCTCATATGGATTAGATGTCCTGCAAGAATTAAGAGAGGACAATGAAATTGGGTTGCCTTTAATGGCACATCCAGCAGTAAGCGGCGCATTAACTTCTTCATCCCAATATGGCTTTTCCCATTCTTTGCTCCTTGGAAAGCTTTTACGTTATGCAGGTGCTGATTTATCACTGTTCCCATCTCCATATGGAACGGTGGCATTAGAAAAAACATCTGCACTTTCAATTGCAGCTGAACTGACCAAAGAGGATGTTTATAAAAAAGCTTTTCCAGTGCCATCAGCGGGAATACATCCAGGGTTGGTATCCTTGTTAATTCGTGACTTTGGAATTGACTCCGTAATAAATGCAGGTGGTGGCGTTCATGGGCATCCAAACGGTGCTCGTGGAGGTGGCCTTGCCTTCCGACAAGCAGTGGATTCCATTCTTCAGGGAAACACACTCTCAGTAGGAGCGGAGCAGTATCCTGAACTTAAAAAGGCACTTCAGCTTTGGGGAAATGCCGAGGTGACGGTCTAA
- a CDS encoding pyridoxal phosphate-dependent aminotransferase yields the protein MKQFPPSELLNSLPKQFFAGLVKKVGEYIAEGHDVINLGQGNPDQPTPEHIVSKLQEAAANPINHKYSPFQGHRYLKQAAADFYLREYGVTLNPDKEVAILFGGKAGLVEIPQCLLNPGDTILVPDPGYPDYWSGVALAKAEMVTMPLREENAFLPDYNELSSESLVKAKVMFLNYPNNPTGAVATEEFFKETVKLANDQNICVVHDFAYGAIGFDGQRPISFLETEGAKEVGIEIYTLSKTYNMAGWRVGFAVGNESVISAIELLQDHLYVSLFGAVQEAAATALTASQECVRELNELYERRRNVLINGLRSIGWDVTAPKGSFFAWLKVPEGYTSGQFAEILLDQAHIMVAPGIGFGEYGEGFVRVGLLSSEERLVEAVRRISRLEMFKK from the coding sequence ATGAAACAATTTCCACCATCAGAGCTTTTAAATAGTCTGCCAAAACAATTTTTTGCAGGCCTTGTAAAGAAGGTTGGAGAGTATATTGCCGAAGGGCATGACGTAATAAATTTAGGACAAGGGAATCCAGATCAGCCAACGCCTGAGCATATCGTGTCAAAATTACAGGAGGCGGCAGCTAATCCGATCAATCACAAATATTCTCCGTTTCAGGGGCATAGATATTTAAAACAGGCTGCAGCTGATTTTTACTTGAGAGAGTATGGAGTAACGCTCAATCCTGATAAGGAAGTGGCTATTCTTTTTGGCGGCAAAGCAGGGCTCGTAGAGATTCCACAGTGCTTGTTGAATCCAGGGGATACCATCCTTGTGCCAGATCCCGGCTATCCAGATTATTGGTCAGGTGTGGCTCTAGCAAAAGCGGAAATGGTTACAATGCCATTGAGGGAGGAAAATGCATTTTTACCTGACTACAACGAACTTTCTTCCGAATCGTTAGTAAAAGCAAAGGTCATGTTTTTGAATTACCCAAATAATCCTACCGGTGCTGTTGCCACTGAAGAATTTTTCAAAGAAACAGTGAAGCTGGCAAACGATCAAAATATTTGCGTTGTTCACGATTTTGCTTACGGTGCCATTGGTTTCGACGGTCAGAGACCTATAAGCTTCCTAGAAACCGAAGGGGCTAAAGAAGTAGGAATTGAAATTTATACTTTATCTAAAACCTATAATATGGCTGGCTGGCGTGTAGGATTTGCTGTAGGGAATGAAAGTGTCATTTCAGCAATTGAACTCCTACAGGATCATCTGTATGTAAGTTTGTTCGGAGCTGTTCAAGAAGCGGCAGCTACAGCTTTAACTGCATCACAAGAATGTGTTAGAGAATTGAATGAACTATATGAGCGAAGACGAAATGTATTAATTAACGGACTTCGGTCGATAGGTTGGGATGTAACCGCACCAAAGGGATCCTTTTTTGCATGGCTTAAGGTACCAGAAGGGTACACATCTGGACAATTTGCTGAAATTCTACTTGATCAAGCACATATTATGGTCGCACCAGGTATTGGTTTTGGTGAATATGGAGAAGGCTTTGTTCGAGTAGGCTTATTATCATCCGAAGAACGGTTAGTTGAAGCTGTCAGAAGAATTAGTCGTTTAGAAATGTTCAAAAAATAA
- a CDS encoding carbon-nitrogen family hydrolase, translated as MKLNISCIQMDIAFGNPYENYHSAERLIEKAMETKPDILVLPELWTTGYDLTRLDEIADDQAKQTIQFLQEAAKKYQVHFVGGSVANRNDSGVKNTLIIINKEGQLVHQYSKLHLFKLMDEHLYLEAGTEKGLFQLENRHFAGVICYDIRFPEWIRTHTSHGAEALFVVAEWPEPRLAHWRALLISRAIENQCYVVACNRSGSDPNNKFAGHSMIIDPWGEVIAEAGDEEEILSAELNMDLVKDIRKQIPIFADRKPEYYR; from the coding sequence TTGAAATTAAACATATCTTGTATACAAATGGATATCGCCTTTGGTAATCCATATGAAAACTATCATTCTGCTGAAAGACTGATTGAAAAAGCAATGGAAACGAAGCCTGACATTCTCGTCTTACCTGAACTTTGGACCACCGGATATGACTTAACACGACTTGATGAAATTGCAGATGACCAAGCGAAACAAACGATTCAGTTTCTACAGGAGGCAGCAAAAAAATACCAAGTTCATTTCGTTGGAGGTTCCGTTGCAAACCGCAATGATAGTGGAGTAAAAAACACTTTGATTATCATTAACAAAGAAGGCCAATTGGTTCACCAATATAGTAAGTTACATTTGTTTAAGCTTATGGATGAGCACTTATATTTAGAGGCCGGTACAGAAAAAGGCTTATTCCAATTAGAAAATCGCCATTTTGCGGGAGTCATTTGTTATGACATCCGTTTTCCTGAATGGATACGCACCCATACTTCCCATGGTGCGGAAGCACTATTTGTGGTCGCAGAATGGCCTGAACCTCGGTTAGCACATTGGCGTGCCTTACTAATTTCTCGAGCAATCGAAAATCAATGTTATGTTGTTGCCTGCAACCGGTCAGGAAGTGATCCAAATAACAAATTTGCTGGTCACAGTATGATTATTGACCCTTGGGGAGAAGTGATTGCAGAAGCTGGGGATGAAGAGGAAATTTTATCTGCAGAATTAAACATGGACCTTGTTAAAGATATACGCAAACAAATCCCTATCTTCGCAGATAGAAAGCCAGAATATTATCGTTAG
- the mtnK gene encoding S-methyl-5-thioribose kinase: MSLLKQTTYKPLTEAAAIELSINLNIFSEKANLSCKEIGDGNLNLVFHLVDQDSGKSIIIKQALPYAKVVGESWPLTLKRAKIEAEALKTFGQIAPNFVPQVYYTDDVLAVTVMEDLSHLLIARTGFIKGATYPLISKHLGEYLARTLFFTSDYALTPAEKKAKVQQFINPELCKITEDLIFTDPFLDAETNEFESDLRPVVEALWQDEELKFHVNVLKRSFLTEAESLLHGDLHTGSVFADDSETKVIDPEFAFYGPAGFDIGQVFANLLFQVIVNVPKCELFITHIETVWNVFEEQYSQLWNTENKEPLAKTPSFLRFQLAKFFEDTIGFAGCELIRRTIGLAHVADLDGIEDEQTRLAAKRHSLELGKILVKQRKEIKDLTAFIRTVREAL; this comes from the coding sequence TTGAGTCTACTAAAACAGACAACGTACAAACCTTTAACTGAAGCAGCTGCTATCGAGTTATCAATTAATTTAAATATTTTCTCTGAAAAAGCAAACCTATCTTGTAAGGAAATTGGTGATGGCAATCTTAACCTTGTATTCCACTTGGTCGATCAAGATTCTGGAAAAAGTATCATTATCAAACAAGCTCTCCCTTATGCAAAAGTCGTGGGTGAAAGTTGGCCATTAACACTTAAAAGGGCGAAAATTGAAGCAGAAGCCTTAAAAACTTTTGGTCAGATTGCTCCAAATTTCGTACCACAGGTATATTACACAGATGATGTTTTAGCTGTTACTGTAATGGAGGACTTATCCCATCTCTTAATTGCTAGAACAGGATTTATAAAAGGTGCGACCTATCCCCTCATTTCTAAACATTTAGGTGAGTACTTGGCTAGAACTTTATTTTTCACCTCAGATTATGCGCTAACTCCAGCGGAGAAAAAGGCAAAAGTTCAGCAATTTATTAATCCAGAGCTATGCAAGATTACTGAGGATTTAATTTTTACAGATCCATTTTTAGACGCAGAAACAAATGAATTTGAATCTGACCTGCGTCCAGTGGTGGAAGCTCTTTGGCAGGACGAGGAGCTAAAGTTTCATGTTAATGTTTTAAAAAGAAGTTTCTTAACAGAAGCGGAATCACTTCTTCATGGAGACCTGCATACAGGAAGTGTCTTTGCTGACGATTCCGAAACAAAAGTAATTGATCCTGAATTTGCCTTTTACGGACCTGCTGGTTTTGACATTGGTCAAGTTTTTGCTAATTTACTCTTCCAAGTCATTGTGAATGTGCCAAAATGTGAACTGTTTATCACTCATATTGAAACTGTTTGGAATGTCTTTGAAGAGCAATATTCACAATTATGGAATACGGAAAACAAAGAACCATTAGCTAAGACCCCTTCGTTCTTACGCTTTCAGCTTGCTAAATTCTTTGAGGATACAATCGGCTTTGCTGGATGTGAGTTGATCAGAAGAACCATCGGACTCGCCCATGTAGCGGATTTGGATGGAATTGAGGATGAGCAAACAAGATTAGCAGCGAAGCGTCATTCTTTAGAACTTGGAAAAATCCTTGTCAAACAGAGAAAAGAAATAAAAGACCTCACTGCGTTCATTCGTACAGTCAGAGAAGCACTCTAG
- a CDS encoding metalloregulator ArsR/SmtB family transcription factor — protein MQLNRLVAFYKTMGDPTRVRIVALLAKGPLHGQAIAGKLGLTPPTITHHLKKLREIHVVYERRDKNTIYFYLNESMIKQQAQVLTQLLEKKGEELGNMVESSLERQKVLENFFTKDGKLKSIPAQRKKKLIVFEHIVKGLKAGKKYEEKELNEYIKQFHDDYATIRREFIINHYMYRENSIYELNPEEMWAKPQ, from the coding sequence ATGCAGCTAAACCGTTTAGTAGCGTTTTATAAAACAATGGGTGATCCAACGAGGGTCAGGATCGTTGCTCTTTTAGCTAAGGGTCCTCTTCATGGTCAGGCGATCGCAGGTAAACTAGGATTAACGCCACCAACCATCACACATCACTTGAAAAAACTGAGGGAAATTCATGTGGTATATGAAAGAAGAGATAAAAATACGATTTACTTCTATTTAAATGAATCTATGATTAAACAACAAGCACAGGTATTAACGCAGTTACTTGAGAAAAAAGGAGAGGAGCTGGGGAACATGGTGGAATCTAGTTTAGAAAGACAAAAAGTTCTAGAGAATTTCTTTACTAAAGATGGGAAGTTAAAAAGCATTCCTGCTCAGAGGAAGAAGAAATTAATCGTCTTTGAACATATCGTAAAAGGGTTAAAAGCGGGTAAAAAATACGAAGAAAAAGAATTAAACGAGTATATCAAACAATTCCATGATGATTATGCAACCATACGACGGGAATTCATAATCAATCATTACATGTATCGGGAAAATAGTATATACGAACTAAACCCAGAAGAAATGTGGGCAAAACCACAATAA
- a CDS encoding thiamine pyrophosphate-dependent enzyme, with translation MATLEDKLTTQAMAEQISTFESGNEMAAMAAAQINYHIMGYFPITPSTEVAQFLDQMKTRGEHDIKLIPADGEHGSAGICYGAAATGARVFNATSANGLLYMIEQLPVQSGTRFPMVMNLVTRSVSGPLDIRGDHSDLYYALNTGWVILTAKTPQAVYDMNIMALKIAEHSKVRLPVIVAYDGFFTSHQKRRVEFFKDRRVVQQFVGECPTDYNFARDPKKPVTIGAHMSGDDFINNHFQQSEAMYNAGEVFKEVAAEYAKLSGREYPVLDLYKMEDAEVALFLLNSAAESAKDVVDQLRAKGIKAGVISPNIIRPFPAKEIREALKNVKSLLIGERADSYGANGPNLTHEVKSALQDDRNNQTIVLSRVFGLGGKDFYASDAEKFFEMAIDTMEKGYAEKPFDYYGHIPGNPEKILKPVILPQHGDVYKSGLIDVKMDEETNKLKVKIPPLRALTGKPKRIASGHGACPGCGIFAGLELFFKGIEGDIVTLFQTGCAYVTTTAYPHTSHKQTMMHNLFQNGAATLSGTVEAFMELKRRGEIQVSDDATFVMITGDGGMDIGMGSAIGTALRGHKLIMLEYDNEGYMNTGSQMSYSTPIGHMTSTSGVGKTQRGKAFHHKDTAQIMASTNIPYVFTGSEAFPQDLIKKGAKAQWYAQNVGTVYGKLLITCPLNWKSDDRYGATIIEAAVNSCFFPLYEVEQGVTTITYNPEEKNKRIPLADWLKYMGKTKHLLKDENKPILEDFEAEVEKRWQRLKAKHESPML, from the coding sequence ATGGCAACTTTAGAAGATAAATTAACAACTCAAGCGATGGCTGAACAAATTTCAACTTTTGAATCAGGTAATGAAATGGCTGCAATGGCTGCTGCTCAAATCAACTATCATATCATGGGGTATTTCCCAATTACACCTTCTACTGAGGTAGCGCAATTCCTAGACCAAATGAAGACTCGTGGCGAGCATGATATCAAATTAATCCCTGCAGATGGTGAGCATGGTTCAGCGGGTATTTGCTACGGTGCTGCTGCTACAGGCGCTCGCGTATTTAATGCAACGAGTGCTAATGGATTATTATATATGATTGAACAGCTTCCTGTTCAGTCAGGAACTCGTTTCCCGATGGTAATGAATTTAGTTACACGCTCCGTCAGCGGTCCACTTGATATTCGTGGGGATCACTCTGACCTTTATTATGCATTAAACACGGGCTGGGTTATTTTAACAGCCAAAACACCGCAAGCTGTTTATGATATGAATATTATGGCACTAAAAATTGCCGAGCATTCGAAGGTACGCTTACCAGTTATTGTAGCGTATGATGGATTCTTCACTTCACATCAAAAGCGGAGGGTGGAATTCTTCAAAGATCGCCGCGTAGTACAACAGTTTGTTGGGGAATGCCCAACAGATTACAATTTTGCTAGAGACCCTAAAAAACCAGTTACCATTGGTGCACATATGAGCGGTGATGATTTTATTAATAATCACTTCCAACAATCCGAAGCCATGTATAATGCTGGTGAGGTATTTAAAGAAGTAGCTGCTGAATATGCGAAACTATCCGGTAGAGAATACCCAGTTCTTGACTTATATAAAATGGAAGATGCAGAAGTGGCGTTATTTTTATTAAATTCCGCAGCTGAATCAGCTAAGGATGTCGTTGATCAGCTTCGTGCAAAGGGAATTAAGGCAGGAGTCATTAGTCCGAATATTATTCGCCCATTCCCTGCGAAGGAAATTCGCGAAGCACTTAAAAACGTGAAATCGTTATTAATTGGGGAACGTGCCGATTCTTATGGTGCAAATGGCCCTAATTTAACACATGAAGTGAAATCTGCTCTTCAAGATGACCGTAATAATCAAACAATCGTTTTAAGTCGTGTTTTCGGTCTTGGAGGAAAAGATTTCTATGCAAGTGATGCTGAGAAATTCTTTGAAATGGCTATCGATACGATGGAGAAAGGCTATGCCGAAAAACCATTTGATTACTATGGTCATATTCCAGGTAACCCTGAAAAGATCCTTAAGCCGGTTATTTTACCGCAACATGGCGATGTATATAAATCCGGTCTAATCGATGTGAAAATGGATGAGGAAACCAATAAGTTAAAAGTGAAAATCCCACCGCTTCGGGCTCTTACTGGTAAACCAAAGAGAATCGCTTCTGGTCATGGAGCTTGTCCAGGATGTGGAATTTTTGCCGGCCTTGAGCTATTCTTCAAAGGGATAGAAGGAGATATTGTTACTCTATTCCAAACAGGTTGTGCATATGTTACAACAACCGCTTATCCGCATACATCTCATAAGCAAACGATGATGCACAACTTGTTCCAAAATGGTGCTGCAACCTTATCAGGTACAGTGGAGGCTTTCATGGAATTAAAACGCCGTGGTGAGATTCAAGTTTCTGATGATGCTACGTTTGTAATGATAACCGGAGATGGCGGTATGGACATTGGTATGGGTTCTGCCATCGGTACTGCTCTTCGTGGACATAAACTAATCATGCTTGAATATGATAATGAAGGTTACATGAATACGGGCTCTCAAATGTCCTATTCTACACCAATTGGCCATATGACAAGTACTTCTGGTGTTGGTAAGACACAGAGAGGAAAAGCCTTCCATCATAAGGACACGGCTCAAATTATGGCTTCAACTAATATTCCTTACGTATTTACAGGTTCAGAAGCGTTCCCACAAGACCTTATCAAGAAGGGTGCAAAAGCACAGTGGTATGCGCAAAATGTCGGAACGGTGTATGGAAAACTTCTAATCACTTGTCCACTTAACTGGAAATCTGATGACCGTTACGGTGCAACAATCATTGAAGCGGCTGTAAATTCCTGCTTCTTCCCACTTTATGAAGTAGAGCAAGGAGTTACAACGATTACGTATAACCCAGAAGAAAAGAACAAACGAATTCCACTGGCTGATTGGTTAAAATATATGGGTAAAACCAAACATTTGCTTAAAGATGAAAACAAGCCAATCTTAGAAGATTTTGAAGCAGAAGTAGAAAAAAGATGGCAGCGTTTAAAAGCTAAACACGAAAGTCCAATGCTATAA